Below is a window of Humulus lupulus chromosome 2, drHumLupu1.1, whole genome shotgun sequence DNA.
AagttaataaacataattttaaaaatatctaaaaaaataaggGTTTATACGTTTTTAGAGCCTGTGTTTCGTCTCATCACTTGTTTGgacttgtgttttgacaaattactttttggaccctgtgttttttaaaatagttcaaatagacctctaaactcgattttgatcaaagtttttttgaactaaaatcacaaataattcatcaaactaacaactcagaacaaaaatatagtcattctgcctaagaactgtgttgttatactcaattttttattcctcaaaatcaagtttaagagcttatttgaaccattttaatAAGTCAAAACAcgggtctaaaaatgtataaacccaaaAAATAAAGGGGTTGTTACTGATTTAAAGCTTCATTCACCAATCACCACTTGAAATGTTTTTACAGTGGATCTTGTTGAAGTATGCCACCCAAAAAACCACAACATTGGTTTGCTAGCTTATTCTCCACTAGGTGGTGGAACACTATCTGGAAAGTACATAGATGACAATTCTGTAGCTGCACAGAAAGGAAGGCTGAACCTCTTTCCTGGCTACATGGAAAGATATAAAAAATCTATTACCAGGGTATGTGATTAGCTCAACTCTTTCATGTGACAGAACAGTCCCTAACATAGCAGCAAAGTGTCAAGATTATGCATGTGCCAGATGACATAGTTTAgtgttttttatttgattttcatgGTATTTGTGATGAACTTTTTCTTCTCCTTCTGCAAATTCTGTAGTAGCAAAACTTTTCGATACAGCTAACTAGCTAGTTAAGTACAAAACCTTGTGTGACTTTCTTTATCCAGGAAGTTACAATAAAATACATGGAGTTAGCGAAGAAGAATGGTTTAACACCAGTGCAGCTTGCTCTTGGATTTGCACGAGACCGACCATTCATGACGAGTAACATCATCGGTGCAACCTCTGTGGAACAACTAAAGGAAAACATCGACGCTTTCTTGACAACCGAACGGCCGTTGCCTGCAGAATTGATGACAGAGATTGAAAATATCTTCAAGAGGCACAAAGATCCTCCTCTTTGAAACCTTTTTAATTAGCCATCAAAGTGTTTTTATTACATtcatttagttatttattttatttgcttaACACAACATTAATTCTCTTGTTTTACCATGAGATTTGTGATCAACACCCCTATGTTTCCCTTTGTTATAAACCAGTTTATGCTCATATGTATATTTTGGcttctttaatataaaattctaattGATCTCACTTTATTTCTTCTGCTATAACAATTGATCTTTCATATGAATGAAATGAACcaattttctcttaaaaaaaaaaaataataaattgttGAGTTGCAACATTAACATGCtatcccaaaatataattacaaaaataccaccaCTTAGATACATtactttaattttaataaaaaaattattttaatttaccaGCACacttaataataaattattggGAATTTCCTCATTTGTTACCctttgtttttgcaaagtatcattctagtaccatctgttttcaataatgttaaTATGGTAATCcgtattttgaaaacataaatattttgtatcctaattgataaaattttgtcaatatgacaaAACtgtcaatatttatatataatttgtagctcgtatgattgagagtaatttgattaaattggtaaaattttattaattaaatttgaatttaagataccaaatatgtacgatttcaaaatgcaggtaccaaatgagcattatttgtAAACACATGATACCAcgatgatactttgcaaaaacacaattACCAAATTGTTACATCcctaaattattttaattagtcATATACACTAGCACACTTATGTGAGAGTAgatctaaataaataaaatagccaAATTTGAATTAGAGGGTGAAACTGTAATTTTAGCTAAATATTTTTGGtgtaaatgaaaaataataataataataatataattttgaaaagtagtTTAATTAGTTATTGGTTGTGAGTACACGTGGAGGCAACAGAGAAAGAAGCGCGCCATTTTGTCTCTCTCTTCTTTTGAGCTTCAAACTTCCCTGAAACCCATACTGCCCTCtcattctccctctctctctctctctctctcgatctgCATCGTCTTCACGGTCACTTCGATTGACCAGATAGAATTCAGAATTGTTCCGATTTGGATTCGAAATCGAATCGAATCAGGGGGAGTTTTTGATTGTTAATATATTTGTGTGAGAATTAGGGCTAGTGGTTGAATTTTGATGAGAGGTCGTAGTAGAAGAAAGCATAGGTATCATCATCGTCATCTATGAAGACTTGGGGACGGGAGTCATCGCCGATGCCGTTGCCACCGGTTgagctttcttcttcttcttcttctcattacGCTTTTGTGATTATCAGTTGCTTTTTACAACATTTTCAGATGGAATGGCAGATCCTGCTAGCTATGGCAATCATGAGCGTGACATCGAGCAAGTGAGTCATTTTTCTTTATTTGTATTTAGAAAATGTTTGATCTCGTAATTAGCTTAGGAAACTGAAGAGTTCATAGATTATTAATGAAGtttttcataatttttcttattaattaaaattttggtcatatatatatatatagttcgcTGAAAATGTGATTCACAAATTTGCAGTTTTTGTATGCAAATTTTAAGACCCTTTTTTACTTTTCTTTGAGGGACTAGAAATTGGCAATGATGGAAGACAATTGCTTGGTAGAACTTTAAATTTTCCTTTCACAAACTTTTGTATCTTATTGCTACATCTTCTACATTGAAGATTATGTATATGtaaatatgtataaatatatttatatacatatacatatacatatagatAAAACTGAGGTTGGTTCATGAAAATATTTTACTATAATATTATCTATTATCCTCTCTTTTGTAGGCACTTGTTGCTTTGAAGAAAGGTACTCAATTAATCAAGTACAGTCGGAAAGGGAAGCCAAAGTTTTGCCCATTCAGAATTTCTGCGGTAGGTTATTCCCTATGTAGTGAATATGTTCAATTTGTTGCACAGTTTTTGGCTATCTTGTTAGTCATTGTTTAACCATTGGTGTATTACATTTAAGAAAAAATCAATTAATATTATGTATCAATGGCTGTAATTAAGCCTGATCAATCTATTTTTTTGGGTTATATGAACTAGCCTATATTCTAAATGGATTGAGCAGACTAACTTGCTAATCTTTATCTCTGCTTTAGCTTCAAATTCTCTATGGATAATAGGGAAATATCTGAAGTGCTTGAATGATTTCAGTTTTAGTGTCACTAACAGGATGAAACAACGTTAATCTGGTACTCTCATGGAGAAGAACGGACTTTGAAATTATCTTTAGTTACACGAATCATACCTGGACAAAGAACTGTGAGTTAAATACTATTATGTGATCATAATTTGGAAGATAAACTTTCCTTGGCTGATGggtttttatgtttctttaaCAGGCTGTGTTTAGAAGATATTTGCGCCCTGAAAAGGATTATTTGTCAttttctcttctatataataacgGTGAACGATCACTTGATCTGGTCAGTAAAATTACTTTCTGATGGATTTATTATTTACTTTTCTGAAGTTTGATCAAAATTATGAATGGTGCAATCTTTTTTGTTTCattttatttaccatattatagATTTGCAAGGACAAAGCCGAGGCAGAATTATGGTTTGCAGCGCTTAAGGAACTAATTCCCACAGGACCAAAGCGCATTAGACGTTCTAAGAGTGATGCTTCTGAAGTAAGTTCTTATTGAGATCAAATTCACCATAATCACATTAAGTCTTCGTGTTGGTTCATTCTCAATAGTTGTTTTTGATACAACTGTTTGTTCTTTTTCAGCAACAAGATGGCAATGAATTTATTCAAAATGGCAGTCCCCTAAGTGTATCCTTAGATTTTGCAAGTATTGCCCATGGTAGGGTGTCTTTTGATTTAAATCCTCGCGAATCTTCAGTTAGTTTAGTAAGCTCAGATGTGGGCACAGAACGTGCAAGTATGCAACTAAGAGGAAGTGCTCCAGATGGTTTTCGCATTAGTGTCTCAAGCACTCCTAGTTGTTCAAGTGGAGGATCTGGGCCAGATGATATAGAATCACTAGGAGATGTTTATGTGTGGGGAGAGGTTTGGCTTGATGGAAGTTTAACTGATGGGACTGTGAGCTCAGTTCCTATAAAATCTGATGTATTAACCCCAAAGTCCCTAGAATCAAATGTTGTTCTTGACGTGCATCAGATCGCTTGTGGAGTGAGGCATGCTGCTCTTGTTACAAGGCAAGGTGAGGTTTTCACATGGGGAGAGGAATCTGGGGGACGACTAGGCCATGGGATTGATAAAGACTTTAGTCGCCCTCGATTAGTTGAGTTCTTGGCAATTAACAACATAGAATTTGTTGCTTGTGGTGAATATCACTCATGTGCTGTATCTGCAGCTGGGGATTTGTTCACTTGGGGTGATGGTGCCCACAATGCTGGACTTCTTGGTCATGGTACTGATATTAGTCACTGGATACCAAAAAGGGTTAATGGTCCTTTGGAAGGACTTCAAGTTTTATCTGTTGCTTGTGGGACTTGGCATTCAGCATTAGCAACTTCCAATGGGAAACTATTTACATTTGGTGATGGAACATTTGGTGTTTTGGGGCATGGAGATCGCCAAAGTATTTCGTTTCCACGAGAGGTTCAGTTATTAAATGGCCTAAGAACCATAAAGGTTGCATGTGGAGTATGGCATACTGCTGCTATAGTAGAGGTTGGCCAGTCTGCTGTTAGTGTTTCGTCCAGAAAGCTATTCACCTGGGGCGACGGTGACAAACATCGTTTGGGTCATGGAAACAAGGAAACTTATCTTCTACCAACCTGTGTTTCTTCACTTATTGACTACAATTTCCAACAGCTAGGTTGCGGACACACTATGACCATTGCTCTCACTACATCAGGTCATGTGTTCACCATGGGTGGTACTTCATATGGACAACTAGGAAATCCAGCTTCTGATGGAAAGACACCTTGTTTAGTACAAGATAAATTGGTAGGTGAGTTTGTTGAAGAAATATCTTGTGGGGCAAATCATGCTGCTGTTTTGACATCAAGAAGTGAAGTATTCACATGGGGAAGAGGTGCTAATGGAAGACTAGGACATGGGGATACAGAAGATCGAAAAACTCCAACATTGGTTGAAGCATTAAAAGATAGGCATGTTAAGAATATATCATGTGGCTCAAATTTCACAACTAGTATATGCATTCATAAGTGGGTCTCTGGAGCTGACCAATCAGtctgctcaggttgtagacaagcaTTTGGTTTTACCAGAAAGAGGCATAACTGTTATAATTGTGGGCTAGTGCATTGCCATGCTTGTAGCTCCAAAAAAGCACTGAGAGCCGCATTGGCTCCCACTCCTGGCAAACCGCATCGTGTTTGTGATGCTTGTTATGCAAAACTGAAAGCTGCTGAAGCTGGTAATGTTTCTAATTATGGCAGGAAAGTTACCACCCCCCGTCGGTCCATGGATGCCAGAGATCATTTTACCAAGGGAGACGTAAGATCTTCAAAGCTTCTGATATCTCCCACTACAGAGCCTGTCAAGTATCTTGAGATCAAGTCTGGAAGATCTGGGGCCAAAGTTGACTATCCATCAATGGTCAGGGTGTCCCAGGTTCCATCACTTCAACAGCTGAAAGATATTGCCTTTCCAAGTTCACTGAGTGCCCTTCAAAATGCATGGAAACCCATTACGCCATCATCGCCTCATCAAAGTGTCAGCTCAAGATCATCTTCTCCATACAACACAGGGAAAACAAGCCCTCCAAGATTAGCTGCTCCTGTATTTTCTAGGGGTGTTATCGAGAGTATGAAGAAGTCAAATGAACATTTAAATAACGAATTATCGAAGTTGCAAAGCCAAGTACTGATCTTATAACTCTTGCTCGTAGCTGCATTCTTATGTCTATTGTTGATATTGGAATGTAAACCTGAATGTTTTTTTCCTCTTCCTCACCAGGTAAAAAGTTTAAAGCATAAGTGTGATACTCAAGATGTGGAGATGCACAAACTAAAGAAAAATGCCAAAGAAGCAGCTCTGTTTGCTGAGGGGCAATATTCAAGGTGCAAAGTAGCCAGGGAACTTGTCAAGACCTTCACAGAACAGGTCTGGAATTACTTAAGTTAAGATTCCATtttggtttttaaatttttggattttttcaataTGACAATGATGCTCTAGGAAATGACTCAGATTGCAAAAGTAGTACAATTCTTAGGCCAACTCCTTTACTTAAACAGATACTTGTTAAGTAGTTAATTTGAACCCTTGTGATGCAGTTGAAGATAATAGCAGAGAAGTTGCCACCAGAAGATTCAGATATAGAAATTTTTAACTCTTTGAAAGCTCAAGCTGAAGAATTTCTAGATACAACACACGCAACACCAGAAATTTCTTCTTTACATCACGCCACACGAGCTACAGAAAAATCTCGTCATGAAGATGGGCATGGTCATCATGTTCATCACGCTCATCACGCTCATCCAGAATATGATAGACCATCATCCTCTTCTAGTACTAGAGGTGACGAAGCTACACATAGCTCAGAAGATGCATCAAAATCTCATGAATCTTCAACCACGAAGACTCAAAGAGGAAAAGAAGTTATTGAGCAATTTGAACCTGGTGTTTATGTCACTCTTGTTCAATTTGGAAATGGTACCAGGATTTTTAGGCGTGTCAAATTCAGGTACTTTAAACTAATATCTATCTGATCATGTCAAGCTCTTTGATGAGTTAGTTCATTTGGATCATATTAACACCGAGTTTTTTCGCAGTAAACGAAGGTTCAGCGAGCATCAGGCAGAGGAATGGTGGAATCACAACAAAGACAGACTGCTTAAGACGTATAGCACTGCCAAGAAGGAACACCATGCTCCAACCGCTTCATCTTCTGATACACCAGCACCAACACCAACACCAACACCAACACCAACACCAACACCAACACCGGCACCAGCAGCGGCTGAAGAAAGCTCTGAGGCTGCGTCATCTTCCTAGACATAGTTGTTTTATGACTTAGTCTCTTGAAATGATGTAGTAGAAAGTTGGTAAGCATAGGATCTCTCCACACATTGATTTTAGAATGGCAGTTGTGAACTGAACCAACTAGGTGTAGACAATTATttgttcaaaaaagaaaaaagaaaaaaaaaattgacaaagcAAGTTTTAATTCTATCACTATCACAGGAGAAATTAGTTTGAATTTTGTTCAAAATGTAGGGTCCTGATGAGTTTGAAGATTAGGCAATTGGGGTTGCAGAAAAACTTTTACATAattctttcttttttaaaaaaaaaaaacaaaaaaactttgtaatcttcttcttgaTGCTATACTCTTGCTGTTTCTCATTTTTTGTTGTATAGTTGGTGAACTTCTTATGATGTTTTATATGTGGTGCCAACTGCCATGTTATCTATAATGTCCAATATTTctagtttttatatatatatatatttcaagtgATTACAAATGTGAATTATTGCTGAtctctggaatgacgactgatcctacaaaccaacactaatttttttttttttttttgtgttttgtcCTACTCGCACGCTTTTTAGAaaaacttctcaggaggtcacTCATCACGAGACTATTCCACGTTATACACGCTTAACTTTGTAGTTCTCAAATGATGGGCTACCGAGAAGAAGATGTATCTTGTTTTCAGTAAAACTTCAAAATTAAGCGTACTTGAGCTATAATAGTCTCATGATCTATATAAGTTAACATACATttcaaatcaaaattaaaaaaatatatgaagatAAATTAGAAAATCAATTTTAAGTTTAAATGTATTAGGGAAAGTACCAAATACATAAATAgaatttacaaattaaaaaaaaatacaactttcACAAAACTTTGATTTAGTGATGCCTTGTAATTTTTTCTTACATGAATCATagttgtatattttgttttaaaaattaaataactaaaattgaaATGGCCAAAAAAGTGATTTATAATCAGTTAGTCAAAATTTCTTCCATTAAATTGAAATGTTTGTTAGTTGAACTTGAGATTAAATGAACAAATAAAAGTGCCTTATCTATTTCACATCACACTTATTTAATATtcgtttaattaattatattatatttgtatgacataaataaaatgaattatattaatattgaTCATATTAAAAGTAATAGTAAGATAtgcaatatatatttatttattaaatagtgTGTGATATTATATTACGCGtcaatttattattaatattttgttattaAAAAAACATTAATGGATCACCTAATTTCAGTAACTGAATTCCTATCAACTGTAACCTGcccaaattaattattaaaaaatcataaataatttcttttaaaaaaaaaaaggaagctTCCTTATTATTTTCATTTCATGATCTAAATTCTCAGCCAATCACATAAAATAAAAGTTTCTATATTTGACTTTTTGACCTTAAATTATATAACATTTTCCATTTCTTCCTCACTAAGAAATCTCTATTTTTCGCATTTGACCCCAAATAAACTCGTATTTGCAATTTTGCCCCGATTTTGTAAAATAAGTAAAAATGGTTCTCTCGTTGTATATCTTATTATTCCCGGAAAGTTCGTGAGATTTTCCCGGGAAAGTAAAAATTCTTCTTTCTATGGGTTGATGACCTAAGATAGTTGTTAAAATCGAGAATTCTTCGACTCTTTATCCACTACTACTAGTATtttcgaaatttttttttttttgaaagattaGGTTTTGTTTCGTATAGAATGGGGCAACAGCAATCCAAGGATGAGCTTCTGTATCAGCAAGTTAGCTATGGAAACACCGAAGGGATCAAATCACTTTTCAGAGAAGGCGCACGCCTCGAGGTAAACCGCtataccaatatatatatatatatatgtcgaGAAAGAAATATCAAAGATTGTTTTTTTACAGTgcgatgatttttttttttaaatgatgaaTTTTGGATTGGGTTTATGCTCAGTGGGTTGATAGAGATGGGAAAACCCCTCTCATGGTAGCTTCTATGATTCCGGAGCTTTACAATGTAGCAAAAACTTTGATTGAACTTGGTGCCAACGTCAATGCTTATCGTGCCGGTATGTTTTAGGCTTTAAAGccctctccttttctttttactaTGTTTCTGAATTGGTAAATAACAAGTAATAATGAATTAATATTCATTGAGAGAGATTGTTTTAAGAAGctaatgtgtgaatatgtgtacTAGGCTTGTGTATTGAAGGATTAATATTATAAGGGATATTTAGAACAAGAGATAGGAATGCATTTTTCTGTGTCTGTGTAAGAAGATATAAGTGGGGAGAAATGAgtgaaagagaagaaaagaatgaACATGTTCTTCATCTAGATTGTGTGTGACCACACAGAAATTCGAGATTCCTGTACCttgattttatatctcttttttaGAGGGAGGGAGAAGTtagttaaatttgtttaaaagaTTCTCAAAGTTAGTTTCTTATGAAAAATGTAAAATGAAGAGAGTCCTGCTTTGAATGCTATTGTTTGGGTTTTTGACTGATGCACCATTTAACTGAATGTATCACCAATTTTCTTAATTCTATTTCTCCTTTGTTTTTTTAGGTCGTCATGCCGGCACTCCTTTGCATCATGCAGCTAAAAGAGGCCTGGAAAATACTGTTAAACTGCTTCTAACAAAT
It encodes the following:
- the LOC133819964 gene encoding PH, RCC1 and FYVE domains-containing protein 1-like; the protein is MADPASYGNHERDIEQALVALKKGTQLIKYSRKGKPKFCPFRISADETTLIWYSHGEERTLKLSLVTRIIPGQRTAVFRRYLRPEKDYLSFSLLYNNGERSLDLICKDKAEAELWFAALKELIPTGPKRIRRSKSDASEQQDGNEFIQNGSPLSVSLDFASIAHGRVSFDLNPRESSVSLVSSDVGTERASMQLRGSAPDGFRISVSSTPSCSSGGSGPDDIESLGDVYVWGEVWLDGSLTDGTVSSVPIKSDVLTPKSLESNVVLDVHQIACGVRHAALVTRQGEVFTWGEESGGRLGHGIDKDFSRPRLVEFLAINNIEFVACGEYHSCAVSAAGDLFTWGDGAHNAGLLGHGTDISHWIPKRVNGPLEGLQVLSVACGTWHSALATSNGKLFTFGDGTFGVLGHGDRQSISFPREVQLLNGLRTIKVACGVWHTAAIVEVGQSAVSVSSRKLFTWGDGDKHRLGHGNKETYLLPTCVSSLIDYNFQQLGCGHTMTIALTTSGHVFTMGGTSYGQLGNPASDGKTPCLVQDKLVGEFVEEISCGANHAAVLTSRSEVFTWGRGANGRLGHGDTEDRKTPTLVEALKDRHVKNISCGSNFTTSICIHKWVSGADQSVCSGCRQAFGFTRKRHNCYNCGLVHCHACSSKKALRAALAPTPGKPHRVCDACYAKLKAAEAGNVSNYGRKVTTPRRSMDARDHFTKGDVRSSKLLISPTTEPVKYLEIKSGRSGAKVDYPSMVRVSQVPSLQQLKDIAFPSSLSALQNAWKPITPSSPHQSVSSRSSSPYNTGKTSPPRLAAPVFSRGVIESMKKSNEHLNNELSKLQSQVKSLKHKCDTQDVEMHKLKKNAKEAALFAEGQYSRCKVARELVKTFTEQLKIIAEKLPPEDSDIEIFNSLKAQAEEFLDTTHATPEISSLHHATRATEKSRHEDGHGHHVHHAHHAHPEYDRPSSSSSTRGDEATHSSEDASKSHESSTTKTQRGKEVIEQFEPGVYVTLVQFGNGTRIFRRVKFSKRRFSEHQAEEWWNHNKDRLLKTYSTAKKEHHAPTASSSDTPAPTPTPTPTPTPTPTPAPAAAEESSEAASSS